The Aspergillus luchuensis IFO 4308 DNA, chromosome 7, nearly complete sequence genome has a segment encoding these proteins:
- a CDS encoding MET18/MMS19 family protein (BUSCO:EOG09260SR2;~COG:K,L;~EggNog:ENOG410PIBN;~InterPro:IPR016024,IPR011989,IPR039920,IPR029240, IPR024687;~PFAM:PF12460,PF14500;~go_process: GO:0097428 - protein maturation by iron-sulfur cluster transfer [Evidence IEA]), whose translation MSALQTFLLVVDHDKQEAKQIAERIAQDVETKKITLIEVVQSLGEYINDEDPILRGKAVSYLTAVIRALPPKFLSRQQIQVLTTFFCERIEDGGAVAGLETLQKLDRFNKALAEEVARAVFERFEELQSRSQSQRFQVYQLLNELMINHRAALHDMGDESLVGIVNLMTGEKDPRNLMLVFSILKVVMVEWDVSNHAEALFDSVYNYFPITFRPPPNDPYGITAQDLKDRLQDCISANSLFAPHAVPSLLDKLDSTSPNVKKDALNALIACVKLYDPNTVSKYSITIWETLKFEILNAQEEFLSELSLQVLSSIAQRLSEGVTQVSDQLPLAQFLRPITKECSEQLQEPQQKQAKPAQQILSSTSAASAASFTLIVQTVVAPLLTIYQEADGIAKQRALLDTLTVLFDSAIQVYGAWTSRESEPSLSNPLLEFKDQFSDIFGQALMGVIKEEVSFRTSALKGFLRLSTLRNYFQDNEVGLFVQYLDEILLKEESVGRDDLKKEAIAALTEISKYKPRLILDITFPAFVATLPDSDDGSNPGYITTLETLAQISVERDIFDTLVRRLLSKLSILLQKEDPGSVDYPRAILLTILYVMNQRKLEETPNLDLYYDKIVVSLCRSAATAALGKAPNNILTDATVLDVLGRLCNVIIRSLPQSKHDEVVSNIYTLFASADGFQQVPFTPSPTDSHRRTMILSTYLLASLPRDTKNLPSCTPPVMSDLLTDIASRCTTETETATQLAFLRHLALYINKHLNKEDLDLATSLFDTLLPPTTQDPQLTTPTIKTLFWLSKALILRLSPKTTQILTTLLNLLSSSSESTSTTAARGFAILLKDDEVLSPTNHANIRLLSKQRVFTTLTPLISARIREVNVAGNTTTTTTAPTSPHIKPAHLTALSGILSTIPPTLVMPELPTLLPLLLQSLDLQSADSQPVRAATLETLAVIIRDNGVTVIEDCGHVQSLVTRLLKTAEHAPATGAVNGPKLRVDALKCLFLLAQTPGSGGVADAPKVAKAGKLSPLLPVKSQVLRALRTVLDDPKRDVRKAAVDARGAWLRGVDDAAEQDD comes from the exons ATGTCGGCGTTGCAGACGTTCCTGCTGGTCGTGGACCATGATAAGCAGGAGGCCAAGCAGATCGCGGAACGAATTGCTCAAG ATGTGGAGACCAAGAAAATCACGCTCATTGAAGTCGTGCAGTCGTTAGGAGAGTACATCAATGACGAGGACCCGATTCTGCGCGGCAAGGCCGTTTCCTACCTCACGGCCGTGATCAGGGCGCTTCCCCCGAAGTTCCTGTCGAGACAGCAGATTCAGGTTCTGACGACTTTCTTCTGCGAACGGATTGAGGATGGAGGTGCCGTCGCTGGGTTGGAGACCTTGCAGAAGCTGGATCGGTTCAATAAGGCGTTGGCTGAAGAGGTTGCGCGGGC TGTCTTCGAGCGCTTCGAGGAGCTACAGTCTCGCTCGCAGTCTCAGAGGTTCCAGGTTTACCAATTGCTGAACGAATTGATGATCAATCATCGTGCCG CCCTCCATGATATGGGTGACGAGTCCCTGGTTGGCATAGTGAACTTGATGACGGGTGAGAAGGACCCACGCAACCTGATGCTGGTTTTCTCGATCCTcaaggtggtgatggtggagtgGGATGTGTCCAACCATGCTGAA GCTCTGTTCGACTCTGTCTACAACTACTTCCCCATTACGTTCAGGCCTCCGCCGAATGATCCCTACGGTATCACTGCTCAGGATTTGAAGGATCGCTTGCAAGATTGCATTTCGGCGAATAGTCTATTTGCTCCGCACGCTGTTCCTTCTCTGTTGGATAAGCTTGACTCCACGTCGCCCAATGTCAAG AAAGATGCGCTCAATGCACTTATTGCTTGCGTCAAGTTGTACGATCCAAACACCGTGTCCAAGTACTCGATCACCATCTGGGAGACTCTGAAATTCGAGATCCTCAATGCCCAGGAAGAGTTCCTTTCTGAGCTCTCACTTCAGGTCTTGAGCAGCATTGCGCAGCGCTTGTCGGAGGGCGTCACACAGGTCTCCGATCAGTTGCCTCTTGCGCAGTTCTTGCGCCCTATTACCAAGGAGTGCAGCGAGCAATTGCAGGAGCCTCAGCAAAAACAGGCGAAGCCTGCTCAGCAAATCCTCAGCTCGACTTCCGCAGCGTCCGCGGCCTCGTTCACGCTCATTGTGCAAACCGTCGTCGCGCCACTCTTGACGATCTACCAGGAAGCTGATGGAATTGCTAAGCAGAGAGCTCTGCTAGATACATTGACCGTTCTCTTCGATTCTGCTATTCAGGTATATGGCGCATGGACATCGCGGGAGTCGGAGCCTAGTCTCAGCAACCCCTTGCTCGAATTCAAGGACCAGTTCTCGGACATCTTCGGCCAGGCTCTTATGGGCGTTATCAAAGAGGAAGTCTCGTTCCGCACCTCCGCCCTGAAGGGATTCTTGCGCTTGTCTACCCTGCGCAACTACTTCCAAGACAACGAAGTCGGACTCTTCGTACAATACCTTGACGAAATCCTCCTCAAGGAGGAATCGGTCGGTCGTGACgatctgaagaaggaagccatCGCTGCCCTGACTGAAATCTCGAAGTACAAGCCTCGTCTGATCCTGGACATCACTTTCCCTGCTTTCGTGGCCACGCTTCCTGACTCCGACGATGGGTCGAACCCTGGGTATATCACCACCCTCGAGACTCTCGCACAAATCAGTGTTGAGAGAGATATCTTCGACACGCTTGTCCGTCGTCTGCTCAGCAAGTTGAGCATACTGTTGCAGAAGGAAGATCCAGGGTCCGTGGACTACCCCAGAGCCATCCTCTTGACTATCCTTTATGTCATGAACCAAAGGAAACTCGAGGAGACCCCAAACCTGGACCTCTACTACGACAAGATCGTCGTGAGCCTGTGCCGCagcgcagcaacagcagctcTAGGCAAGGCCCCGAACAACATCCTAACCGACGCTACCGTCCTTGATGTCCTCGGAAGACTATGCAACGTCATCATCAGATCCCTTCCTCAGAGCAAGCACGACGAAGTCGTTTCCAACATCTACACCCTCTTCGCCTCAGCGGATGGCTTCCAACAGGTGCCTTTCACGCCCTCCCCAACCGACAGCCACCGCCGCACCATGATCCTCTCGACCTACCTCCTCGCCAGTCTCCCCCGAGACACGAAGAACCTTCCCTCCTGCACACCCCCCGTGATGTCCGACCTCCTCACAGACATCGCAAGCCGCTGCACGACCGAGACCGAGACCGCCACCCAACTGGccttcctccgccatctAGCCCTCTACATCAACAAGCACCTCAACAAGGAAGATCTCGATCTCGCAACCTCCCTCTTcgacaccctcctccccccaaccacccaagACCCCCaactcaccacccccaccatcaAAACCCTCTTCTGGCTCTCCAAAGCCCTCATCCTACGCCTCTCCCCCAAAACCACCcaaatcctcaccaccctcctgaacctcctctcctcctcctccgaatccaccagcaccaccgccgcccgcgGCttcgccatcctcctcaaagaCGACGAAGTCCtctccccaaccaaccacgCCAACATCCGCCTCCTCTCCAAACAACGcgtcttcaccaccctcactcCACTCATCTCCGCTCGCATCCGCGAGGTCAACGTCGCCGGcaacaccacaaccaccaccacagcaccaacatcaccacaCATCAAACCCGCCCACCTAACCGCCCTCTCCGgcatcctctccaccatccccccGACCCTAGTCATGCCCGAactccccaccctcctccccctcctccttcaaagTCTAGACCTCCAATCCGCCGACTCCCAGCCCGTCCGCGCCGCCACCCTCGAGACCCTCGCGGTAATCATCCGCGACAACGGCGTCACCGTGATCGAAGATTGCGGACACGTGCAAAGCCTCGTCACTCGACTCCTCAAGACAGCCGAGCATGCACCAGCTACTGGAGCCGTGAACGGACCCAAACTGCGCGTCGATGCCCTCAAGTGTCTGTTCTTGCTTGCGCAGACGCCGGGTTCCGGTGGTGTCGCCGATGCTCCCAAGGTAGCTAAGGCGGGTAAGCTGTCGCCGCTGTTGCCGGTGAAGAGTCAGGTGCTTCGGGCGTTGAGGACGGTGCTGGATGATCCGAAGCGCGATGTTAGGAAGGCTGCGGTGGATGCGAGGGGCGCTTGGCTtaggggggtggatgatgcgGCGGAGCAGGATGATTGA
- a CDS encoding uncharacterized protein (COG:S;~EggNog:ENOG410PPP5;~InterPro:IPR036378,IPR000782,IPR040200), protein MTKKPLFLIASSLTLIIIILTTLSTANNSFPLRKRLPRPFVSAPHLRHDLHLQDTTNNNNPYLSEIKEWLSQQLPTNNNKMGSKSSSHENPIISDVLPKNRLINVYASLTRQFDSVESRFNDPSSNVTVLAPRNSAIQNLPRKPWENPEDYERFGQAGAYEGDEGQDRARKNLERFVKAHVVVGSPWGEGDEGVTLAGEKVTWNKGEGGKIYIQPGNVEVDSVAEKVSNGELWILNGVVNYT, encoded by the exons ATGACCAAGAaacccctcttcctcataGCATCCTCCCTAACCCTAATCATaatcatcctcaccactcTATCCACAGCCAACAACAGCTTCCCACTCCGAAAACGTCTCCCCCGTCCCTTCGTCTCCGCACCACACCTCCGTCacgacctccacctccaagacaccaccaacaacaacaatcccTACCTCTCCGAAATCAAAGAGTGGCTATCCCAACAGCtacccaccaacaacaacaaaatggGCAGCAAATCCTCCTCACACGAaaaccccatcatctccgacgTCCTGCCCAAGAACCGTCTCATCAACGTCTACGCCTCGCTCACCCGGCAATTCGACAGTGTAGAATCCCGCTTCAATGATCCCTCAAGCAACGTGACGGTCCTGGCACCGCGGAACAGCGCGATCCAGAACCTGCCGCGCAAGCCGTGGGAGAATCCTGAGGATTATGAGCGGTTTGGGCAGGCTGGGGCGTATGAGGGTGATGAGGGGCAGGATCGGGCTAGGAAGAATTTGGAGAGGTTTGTGAAGGCGCATGTTGTTGTGGGGAGTCcttggggagagggtgatgAGGGGGTTACCCttgctggggagaaggtaACGTGGAATAAAGGGGAGGGTGGGAAGATTTAT ATTCAACCGGGGAATGTGGAGGTGGATAGTGTTGCTGAGAAGGTGTCGAATGGGGAATTGTGGATTTTGAATGGGGTCGTTAATTATACTTAG
- the EMC3 gene encoding ER membrane complex subunit EMC3 (BUSCO:EOG0926431P;~COG:S;~EggNog:ENOG410PKAD;~InterPro:IPR008568,IPR002809;~PFAM:PF01956;~TransMembrane:3 (o16-34i129-150o181-200i);~go_component: GO:0016020 - membrane [Evidence IEA]) has product MALQGVEQTILRDPALFYWIVFPITVVMILTGILRHYATVLMNNPPKPASTLAESRERLGLIRGVNLRNNSSVLSKESFEMRKNYLVSAYQSGAFLKDPASRGQPPANPMTDPAGMEAMMGMMKGNMMMMIPQTLIMSWINAFFSGFVILKLPFPLTIRFKSMLQSGVMTRDLDVRWVSSLSWYFLNLFGLQSVFGFILGSDNAANHMASQMASMNPAAGINPFQPGQDPDKLYQSEAENLEVIEHFCILDGVEERVLAHYAGRKSY; this is encoded by the exons ATGGCTCTGCAAGGCGTTGAGCAGACGATCCTTCGGGATCCGGCTCTATT CTACTGGATTGTGTTCCCTATCACTGTTGTTATG ATTCTGACAGGTATCCTCCGTCACTATGCCACCGTCTTGATGAACAACCCCCCGAAGCCGGCCTCGACGCTGGCCGAATCCCGCGAACGCCTCGGACTCATTCGCGGCGTCAACTTACGGAATAACTCCTCCGTTCTCTCTAAGGAATCCTTCGAGATGCGCAAGAACTACCTCGTCTCTGCCTACCAGAGCGGTGCTTTCCTCAAGGACCCCGCTAGCCGCGGCCAGCCGCCTGCGAACCCAATGACCGATCCTGCTGGCATGGAGGCCATGATGGGCATGATGAAGGggaatatgatgatgatgatcccgCAGACGCTGATTATGAGCTGGATTAATGCGTTCTTTTCAGGATTCGTGATCT TGAAATTGCCTTTTCCGCTTACCATTCGGTTCAAGTCGATGCTGCAGTCTGGTGTTATGACCCGGGATTTGGATGTCAGATGGGTGTCCAGTCTTTCGTGGTATTTCTTGAACTTGTTTGGACTGCAGTCGGTCTTTGGGTTTATCTTGGGTAGTGATAATG CGGCCAACCACATGGCTTCGCAAATGGCGTCGATGAaccctgctgctgggattAACCCGTTCCAGCCCGGCCAGGATCCCGATAAGTTGTACCAGAGTGAGGCTGAGAATTTGGAGGTCATTGAGCACTTTTGCATCCTGGATGGCGTTGAGGAGAGAGTTCTGGCTCATTACGCGGGCAGGAAAAGCTATTAG
- a CDS encoding signal peptidase complex subunit 2 (BUSCO:EOG09265B95;~COG:U;~EggNog:ENOG410PQTS;~InterPro:IPR009582;~PFAM:PF06703;~TransMembrane:2 (i47-65o77-100i);~go_component: GO:0005787 - signal peptidase complex [Evidence IEA];~go_component: GO:0016021 - integral component of membrane [Evidence IEA];~go_process: GO:0006465 - signal peptide processing [Evidence IEA]) — protein MASSEVQKVPVYSVNDIKSTTDDALAPYLGSLPQPYTFAQDHTKTNVHLFLGYAAVAIAGFSFYAERKLNWEATHSPWIIAAVLSYFTLNSLLTYWVWAVEAGEVFRGKRKSGETIIIRSSVQKHSPLYKLRVQYKSAQGKTLQEKEIETSFTKWFAADGTFHPEPLRAWLAGEIEVLGLAAKETEKKTGGVASLVGVEEESKDVKRRK, from the exons ATGGCGTCCTCAGAAGTCCAAAAAGTGCCCGTTTACTCGGTCAATG ACATAAAATCAACAACCGATGACGCCCTAGCTCCCTACCTCGGctccctccctcaacccTACACCTTCGCCCAAGACCACACCAAGACCAATGTCCACCTATTCCTGGGCTACGCTGCCGTCGCCATTGCCGGGTTCAGCTTCTACGCTGAACGCAAGCTTAACTGGGAGGCGACACATTCACCATGGATTATCGCAGCCGTGCTGTCTTACTTTACCTTGAACTCGCTTCTCACGTACTGGGTTTGGGCTGTTGAGGCAGGTGAGGTATTCCGTGGGAAGCGGAAGTCGGGTGAAACG ATCATCATTCGTTCCTCCGTGCAGAAGCACTCTCCGTTGTACAAGCTGCGGGTCCAGTATAAGTCGGCGCAGGGCAAGACgctgcaggagaaggagatcgagACCTCGTTCACTAAGTGGTTTGCTGCAGATGGGACATTCCACCCCGAGCCTTTGAGGgcctggctggctggtgagATTGAGGTTCTGGGGTTGGCGGCcaaggagacggagaagaagaccgggGGTGTTGCGAGTTTAGtaggtgttgaggaggagagcaagGACGTtaagaggaggaagtga
- the MTD1 gene encoding methylenetetrahydrofolate dehydrogenase (NAD(+)) (BUSCO:EOG09263RW3;~COG:H;~EggNog:ENOG410PHTA;~InterPro:IPR020631,IPR000672,IPR036291,IPR035812, IPR020630;~PFAM:PF00763;~go_function: GO:0004488 - methylenetetrahydrofolate dehydrogenase (NADP+) activity [Evidence IEA];~go_process: GO:0055114 - oxidation-reduction process [Evidence IEA]), translating to MATTSDSVPASCKVMLSKHVANRLLAEVQEGVHTLEKPPHLVGFLANNDPAALMYAQMTEKTCQENGFRYSLREVARDDLEQAILAANADSDVNGIIVYYPIFNNRQDQYLQQIVDINKDVEGLSHRYIFNMYQNIRFLDPETKRQKCILPCTPLAVIKILEYLNIYNTILPYGNRLFGHTICVVNRSEVVGRPLAALLANDGACVYSVDITGVQKFTRGEGLKKGRHEVVDLEDKTLKDVAPLCDVVISGVPGEKYKFDTSLLREGAVCVNFSSEKNFGPEVKEKASIFVPSIGKVTIVVLMRNLLRLIQNSRMDDVKPAEATERPGTLEAAN from the exons ATGGCTACCACTTCTGACTCGGTCCCGGCCTCTTGCAAGGTCATGCTCTCGAAGCATGTTGCCAATCGCCTGCTTGCGGAGGTCCAGGAGGGCGTCCATACCCTGGAGAAGCCGCCTCACTTGGTGGGATTCCTTGCCAACAACGACCCCGCGGCGTTGATGTATGCCCAGATGACGGAGAAGACGTGTCAGGAAAA TGGCTTCCGCTACTCCCTCCGTGAAGTTGCCCGCGATGATCTCGAGCAAGCTATCCTCGCTGCCAACGCCGACTCCGATGTCAACGGCATCATCGTATACTACcccatcttcaacaaccGCCAGGACCAGTACCTGCAGCAGATCGTCGACATAAATAAGGATGTAGAGGGTCTGAGCCACCGTTACATTTTCAACATGTACCAGAACATTCGTTTCCTTGACCCCGAGACCAAGAGACAGAAGTGCATCCTCCCCTGCACCCCCCTCGCTGTCATTAAGATCCTCGAATACCTCAACATCTACAACACGATATTGCCGTACGGTAACCGCCTCTTCGGACACACTATCTGTGTTGTGAACCGCTCTGAGGTGGTTGGTCGCCCTCTCGCTGCTCTGTTGGCCAACGACGGTGCCTGCGTCTACAGTGTCGATATCACCGGCGTTCAGAAGTTCACCCGTGGTGAGGGTCTGAAGAAGGGCAGACACGAGGTTGTCGACCTGGAGGATAAGACCCTGAAGGATGTGGCACCTCTGTGTGATGTTGTCATTTCCGGTGTTCCTGGAGAGAAGTACAAGTTCGATACCAGCCTTCTGAGAGAGGGTGCTGTGTGTGTCAACTTCTCCAGCGAGAAG AACTTTGGACCTgaggtcaaggagaaggcctcCATCTTCGTTCCTTCCATTGGAAAGGTCACCATTGTCGTCCTGATGCGCAACTTGCTG AGACTCATCCAGAACAGCCGTATGGATGACGTGAAGCCCGCTGAAGCTACCGAGCGTCCGGGAACCCTGGAAGCCGCTAACTAA
- the ATP1 gene encoding F1F0 ATP synthase subunit alpha (COG:C;~EggNog:ENOG410Q7XU;~InterPro:IPR027417,IPR023366,IPR005294,IPR000793, IPR038376,IPR036121,IPR004100,IPR020003,IPR033732, IPR000194;~PFAM:PF00006,PF00306,PF02874;~go_component: GO:0045261 - proton-transporting ATP synthase complex, catalytic core F(1) [Evidence IEA];~go_function: GO:0005524 - ATP binding [Evidence IEA];~go_function: GO:0032559 - adenyl ribonucleotide binding [Evidence IEA];~go_function: GO:0046933 - proton-transporting ATP synthase activity, rotational mechanism [Evidence IEA];~go_process: GO:0015986 - ATP synthesis coupled proton transport [Evidence IEA];~go_process: GO:0046034 - ATP metabolic process [Evidence IEA];~go_process: GO:1902600 - proton transmembrane transport [Evidence IEA]) translates to MFRNALRQSSRTVAAASATGRIASARAAVPGPLSGASKQIRSYAAEAKASPTEVSSILEQRIRGVQEEAGLAETGRVLSVGDGIARVHGMTNVQAEELVEFASGVKGMCMNLEAGQVGVVLFGSDRLVKEGETVKRTGEIVDVPVGPEMLGRVVDALGNPIDGKGPIPTKTKSRAQLKAPGILPRRSVNQPVQTGLKCVDSMVPIGRGQRELIIGDRQTGKTAVALDAMLNQKRWNNTSDESKKLYCIYVAVGQKRSTVAQLVKTLEENDAMKYSIVVAATASEAAPLQYLAPFTGCAMGEWFRDNGRHAVIIYDDLSKQAVAYRQMSLLLRRPPGREAYPGDVFYLHSRLLERAAKMNEKHGGGSLTALPVIETQGGDVSAYIPTNVISITDGQIFLESELFYKGIRPAINVGLSVSRVGSAAQVKAMKQVAGSLKLFLAQYREVAAFAQFGSDLDASTKQTLNRGERLTELLKQKQYSPMAVSDMVPLIFAGVNGFLDAIPVAKILQWESDFLAHLKSNHPEIQETIEKEGQVSKELEAQLKEIIPTFNKSFNA, encoded by the exons ATGTTCAGAAACGCTTTGCGGCAGTCTAGCCGCACCGTCGCGGCTGCCTCTGCCACTGGCAGGATCGCTTCG GCTCGCGCGGCTGTTCCCGGCCCCCTCTCTGGCGCCTCCAAGCAGATCCGTTCCTACGCTGCTGAGGCCAAGGCCTCTCCCACTGAGGTCTCTTCCATCCTTGAGCAGAGAATCCGTGGTGTTCAGGAGGAGGCTGGTCTTGCCGAGACTGGACGTGTCCTTTCCGTCGG TGACGGTATCGCTCGTGTCCATGGCATGACCAACGTCCAGGCTGAGGAGCTGGTCGA GTTCGCCTCTGGCGTCAAGGGTATGTGCATGAACCTCGAAGCCGGCCAGGTCGGTGTCGTGCTTTTCGGTTCCGACCGTCTCGTCAAGGAGGGTGAGACTGTCAAGCGTACCGGAGAGATT GTCGATGTCCCCGTTGGTCCTGAGATGCTCGGCCGTGTCGTCGACGCTCTCGGTAACCCCATCGATGGCAAGGgtcccatccccaccaagaccaagagCCGTGCTCAGCTCAAGGCCCCTGGTATCCTGCCCCGTCGCTCCGTCAACCAGCCCGTCCAGACTGGTCTGAAGTGTGTCGACTCCATGGTCCCCATCGGCCGTGGTCAGCGTGAGTTGATCATTGGTGACCGTCAGACCGGTAAGACCGCTGTCGCCCTTGATGCCATGCTGAACCAGAAGCGCTGGAACAACACCTCCGACGAGAGCAAGAAGCTTTACTGCATCTACGTTGCCGTCGGTCAGAAGCGTTCCACCGTCGCTCAGCTCGTCAAGACCCTTGAGGAGAACGACGCCATGAAGTACTCCATTGTcgttgctgctactgcttccGAGGCTGCTCCTCTGCAGTACCTTGCTCCCTTCACTGGTTGTGCCATGGGTGAGTGGTTCCGTGACAACGGCCGCCACGCCGTCATCATCTACGATGACCTTTCCAAGCAGGCCGTCGCCTACCGTCAGATGTCCCTGCTGCTCCGTCGTCCCCCTGGTCGTGAGGCCTACCCCGGTGACGTTTTCTACCTCCACTCTCGTCTCCTTGAGCGTGCCGCCAAGATGAACGAGAAGCACGGTGGTGGTTCCCTCACTGCCCTCCCCGTCATTGAGACccagggtggtgatgtcTCCGCTTACATTCCCACCAACGTTATCTCCATCACTGACGGTCAGATCTTCTTGGAGTCTGAGCTGTTCTACAAGGGTATCCGTCCCGCCATTAACGTCGGTCTGTCCGTCTCCCGTGTCGGTTCCGCTGCCCAGGTCAAGGCCATGAAGCAGGTCGCCGGTTCCCTGAAGCTGTTCTTGGCTCAGTACCGTGAGGTTGCTGCCTTCGCCCAGTTCGGTTCCGATCTCGATGCCTCCACCAAGCAGACCCTCAACCGTGGTGAGCGTCTTACCGAGCTCctcaagcagaagcagtaCTCCCCCATGGCCGTCTCCGACATGGTTCCCCTGATCTTCGCTGGTGTCAACGGTTTCCTCGACGCCATCCCCGTCGCCAAGATCCTCCAGTGGGAGTCTGACTTCCTTGCTCACCTCAAGAGCAACCACCCCGAGATCCAGGAGAccatcgagaaggagggcCAGGTCAGCAAGGAGCTCGAGGCTCAGCTCAAGGAGATCATCCCCACCTTCAACAAGTCCTTCAACGCATAG
- a CDS encoding 2-hydroxy-palmitic acid dioxygenase MPO1 (COG:S;~EggNog:ENOG410PRCX;~InterPro:IPR009305;~PFAM:PF06127;~TransMembrane:5 (o20-40i61-77o83-100i107-129o141-161i)) produces MALNLEKQLLFYGAYHNNPVNVAIHITCVPILLFTGIALASNTPAFVNLPDALQIQNLPPNLGTIAAIIYSTFYILLEPVAGALVAPLILAGAAWANHLLATYGNSVNYWFAGIHVVSWLAQFVGHGAFERRAPALLDNLVQALLLAPLFVWMEVLFFFGYRPELKARYDQNVEKQIAAFKAQKGKTAK; encoded by the exons ATGGCCTTGAATCTCGAAAAGCAGCTTCTGTTT TATGGAGCCTATCACAATAACCCA GTCAACGTTGCGATACACATCACATGCGTGCCGATACTTTTGTTCACAGGAATTGCTCTG GCGTCGAACACACCGGCTTTCGTGAACCTACCCGATGCGCTGCAGATCCAAAACCTTCCTCCTAATCTCGGAACGATCGCAGCCATCATATACTCCACGTTTTACATCCTCCTCGAACCTGTTGCAGGGGCACTGGTCGCTCCCCTTATACTCGCCGGTGCGGCCTGGGCGAACCATCTACTGGCTACGTATGGCAACAGCGTCAACTACTGGTTTGCTGGAATCCATGTAGTGTCCTGGCTGGCTCAGTTTGTCGGCCATGGTGCCTTTGAGCGCAGAGCTCCGGCCTTGCTGGACAACCTCGTCCAGGCACTTCTTCTGGCACCCCTCTTCGTCTGGATGGAAgtgctctttttcttcggCTACCGTCCGGAGCTGAAGGCCAGATACGATCAGAATGTGGAAAAGCAGATTGCAGCTTTCAAGGCGCAGAAGGGCAAGACTGCCAAATAA